A DNA window from Streptomyces sp. CA-278952 contains the following coding sequences:
- a CDS encoding methylated-DNA--[protein]-cysteine S-methyltransferase, whose amino-acid sequence MNSYGTGADPAVEWAVVDSDIGPLLLAATGSGLVSVSFHARPAVRDGVLDRLRTRFGAEPVEAPGSARLAGPVRALAAYFAGERQDFDLDLDWSLTSGFHREVLRELASGVPYGTVVGYGELAARVGRPEGAQAVGAAMGANPLPVVVPCHRVVESDGGLGGFGGGLETKRRLLALEGVLPQPLF is encoded by the coding sequence ACAGCGACATCGGCCCGCTGCTGCTCGCCGCGACCGGGTCCGGACTGGTGAGTGTGTCCTTCCACGCCCGCCCCGCCGTGCGGGACGGGGTCCTCGACCGGTTGCGGACCCGGTTCGGCGCGGAGCCGGTGGAGGCGCCCGGCTCCGCGCGGCTCGCCGGGCCCGTACGCGCGCTCGCGGCGTATTTCGCGGGCGAGCGGCAGGATTTTGACCTCGATCTGGACTGGTCGCTCACCTCCGGCTTCCACCGTGAGGTGCTCCGCGAGCTGGCCTCCGGGGTGCCCTACGGGACGGTCGTCGGGTACGGGGAGCTGGCCGCGCGGGTCGGCCGGCCGGAGGGGGCGCAGGCGGTGGGCGCGGCCATGGGGGCCAACCCGCTGCCGGTGGTGGTGCCGTGCCACCGGGTGGTGGAGAGCGACGGAGGCCTGGGCGGGTTCGGCGGCGGTCTGGAGACCAAGCGGCGGCTGCTGGCGCTGGAGGGGGTCCTGCCGCAACCGCTGTTCTAG